In Poecile atricapillus isolate bPoeAtr1 chromosome 1, bPoeAtr1.hap1, whole genome shotgun sequence, the sequence ACTTGAAAGTCTACAGGGAATATACTAAGCTAAAACTAGGATGAACAACAGTATGCCTTCTGCATATACTCTTGTGGCTAAGAGGATCACTCATTCTCCATTGTCTCGTTTTTAGGAATCATTAACCAGATTTACAGGCTTGAACAACTCTTCAATGATAAAAACAGGAGAGTGTGGTGTTTAAACCTTGAACAGATCTGCCACAAATGATGAGTCAGATACCTACTAATTCACTGAAGTATTAACCTAAAAAAGACAGTAAGTTTCCAGAAGAAAAGTAACAGGTAAATAAGGTTCCTTTTCTTGATTAACTCTGTCATTCAGTGAAATatcatttcattatttttcccttctctaaTGTACTATCACATCTGTGACAGATTGGTGCCTTCACAAAAGAAAGCATAAAACCAAAAGGGGAATTTTaacaacactgaaatatttttttgctacTACTGCTAACAGTTGTAATTTTGTATCCTAGcttatttatgtaaaaaaaaaaaagcgtaACAAGTAATTTGCACCTAGACTGCTCCACCTATCAGAGCTATgagaaaccaaagaaaaatgtaatttgaactttctaaaataaaaaataattaaaagaccATATACCTGCTTAGAAAATGGTACAAAAATCTATTCTcattaattacatttattatCATTAATGGCATACTAcaatatattaattttcaaGTAGTAACATAGGATCAAGGACTACCCAAATACCTTGTTTTGCTGATTCAGAAATTTTCTCAAATTTCTGACAGCATATTTGCTGAGTAGTTTCAGCTTGCAGcacatctttattttttgctcTTGCTTTATCCAGTGCCTTATTAGCATTTTCATAATCCACTAGTGACCTCGATCTTCTATATAGGAGatcctattaaaaaaacaaaggttgTATGGAGTTTATAAGATTCTACCCAAGGACTTTACTATATtccaagtaattttaaaaaatctaattaattttaGTCCTTCTTGCTGCATTTCAGTTCTTACTAAATTATTTGCATTCACTTTACTTCATCCTGTAAGTCACAGGAATGTCCATACTAGATCAGATCCCGAACATAATACTGTTTGATCTCCATCTTGTCTGACAGAGGCTAGCAACAGATGGCTTAGATCATAGTCCAAAAAGCCAAAGAAGGCGAATCATGGGAAATTTCACAGCTTCTTAGATTAGAAACAAGCTACATTTAGATTATGTATTTGAAATACACACAGAGCCCGAGAAACAGTAGTAACATTTTTTGTGCAACAGTTCGTGATCTTCTAACTACAGACATTTTCTGTCAAATGCTTGCTCATCCTGTGATGTTTTTTAATCATCTCACATCAAACAACAGTAAGAATTGAAATTTTCTGGAAGCACAGAATATCAAATTCAGCCTGTGTGTTTTTGTATCAGCACCAGTAGATTATATGGAATACccaattttaatatttaacaaaaaGCAGAATTGCTTGCAATTACAAGCATGCATATGCTGCAAACAGCCTTTCCACTGTTTCTCGTTACTGTATGATTTGGCCTTGACAAGTGGCTCACTCAGTTCCACACAGTCCCACATCACCAACTGCTTTGTTACTCCTTATACTCAACAGAGACAGGTTTTACAGCTAAGGGAAAAATTGCAGGCTAGAGGTGGCAGTATTTTAATCTATCTATATTGTGAGTTGATGATCCCATAtcactttctcctttttttttaatgttaaaaaaacacaaCTTCACTGAACAAAAATGCATAAATTCACCTTAGCAGCTTGAGATTCCCTAAGGTAGTATTTCAGAAGATCAGAAAGTTTAAGATCTTCATCTGCAGATACCCGAGCCTCTATTTTCTggaataacaaaacaaaacaccaccatcaaacaaaaaaaaaaccaaaaaaacagtaAGCAGAAGGATCAACTTAAAAACATCCAGACTTTGGGTTTTAATTTGTATGATACTAATTCAATGTAAAATATACAGTACAACAACAGATAGTCTTTTTCTAAAACTAAATCAGGCATTAAATATAGGGTACTTAAAGATGCAAAATGAGAAGCAGTATTagtattttgtattaaaatgtaAGGAATAAGCTACTCTGCAAGCAGTAATTGATAACTGGCTTTCTATattaaaactgctttttttcccaatagCAATTATATTTATGATATGCTAGAAAAATGTAGCGAAATGAACTTATATTAAGAGCTGTATAAGCAGTTTTATGTTATTGTTgaaatcaaaggaaaacaaatttttaaggCATCTTTGCAGACTAACTGTGTAACTGCATGTGCTAAATGGTCTAAAAAGCCAATAAACTAATACTGGCTTGCATTTGAGACAGATTAGAGTCTGCATGTGCATTTCTAAAACcctaatttttattaaaataattcctgaaATGCAACATTTTGAGTCAAAGCAAGTAattctgttcattttttttgAAGTATGTGTTAATGCAGATACAATTCTCAGTTTAGAAATGCACATATTATTCATTTGGAAGTTTTCCTGATACATGGCATACATCTTCTCTCTACCAAGCCAAACAAGTAAGGCAAAAGAGAAGATATTTGAAAAACTGGTTACAAGAATATGCAACTTTTGAGTCAAATAATTGCAGAAACTGATCTTGGctccagaaaaaaagcagcattttttttctggattaaGGATtcaatttcttcatttcttttacCCTTAACAAGTTCTGTGACTCCCAGTCACAAGTACGAAAAATCTCTGTCTATTTTAGAGGAACAGCAGCTTTACAAGGGTATTACAGCAGACTGCCTATAAATGTTTAGTAGACTGAAGAGTCCGAAGGTTCATTTTACAAAACACATGACTGAAATCTTACTCTTTCTCATTCCATATTACACATTGCTTAAATGCTCCATCTAGAAGCACCCATATGAATCCACATATTAATGCCTTGTTGACACATGATGTCTGTTTCATAGTTACATACCCTTGTTTTGTCAAATAACTCTGACACCTTCAGAAAAAAcctgtggaaagaaaacagctcaTATTACAACATTGTTTTCAACAGTTAATTGCCTTCTAGAACTCACACTATAGTCTGTGTCTGGCAATAAAGACTGCAAAGGCATTGCTTACAATTTTAATTCATAAAACTCAGAACGTACTAGTTTCACACTTCAAACATGTAGGAACTGCAATCTAAGAAAGGCAAAGGACAAACAAAGGATAACAGATGGATATTTTTAAGTAAAGAATAATTGCTCAGCTCCTAAAGGATTCTTTATGCTTCTGTGAATTAAACCCCAATTAACCCAGCACTCTGGTCAATGGTCTTATACTACTATCAAGTGTCCTGTACACAAATTTGAATGTACTTTTCTTCACACAGTAAATATGACATATGTCCTACTTGGAATTCAGGGATGCTGAGCTACAGTGTGGCAACATCTCCATTGCAGGAGACAATACAAGCCTCCAGTCTTACAGCAGACTGAATTACAGTCAAATTATACTATTTTGACAGAAGACAGATGTGATTTCTGACACACCCTAATGGACTACAACAAATATCAATACTGTCATCAAAGTATCTGGTATATAAGCTATCAGCACATTTAAAAGTATATCACAGCAATTCAGATAAATTAGAAAGTTAACTTTCATATTCATCTCCTACCTGTCGTCACACTGACACCAACATCATGCTAACTAACTATGTGGGTATGTTGACAAGCACTGACATCCTTAAACTAGTTAACTAAGTTTTATTGTCAGTTTTATTTGCTTCATCTTCAAGCAAATCACTGAAAGATTAAAGGACAAACATCTGTACATAGAGACACCCTTCTAAAGTTTTGGGAACTCTGTagattcctttgttttcctaagAGCAGTAAACTTGCCAAAACAGCAGAGCTATTTTTCCAGATGTTGGTACActcaaaaaaatccatataCTCAGACTGAGACCCGTGCTTGCTGCATATGTCAAAGcatttgtaacttttttttttttttaatggtgaaAGAATTGTGGTGTTTTCCTTATTTGTGAGGACTTTTCCATCTCAACTGTGCAATTTTCTACAGACTGTAGAAAGTAGCATTTTTTTACAGATGAGTATTAAAACAAAAGTGTTGAATGCAGCCtgctaaagaaattaaatactagaaaagaaaatgtttaaatgtgaTACAGCTGTAATAAATTTTGGTTTTCTCCTAACAGGAGCTCAATCTCAGCAGGTCACCATTAAGACTGCTATACAGCAAATTACCCCGTAGGTTATTAACAATATCTTACTTGCATATATCTGTGGAGTCCTGTGTTCCTAATGCATATAATGAAGAACCAATTCTATTATAGTCATCCGCCACatctagaaaaacaaacaagcactTGTTTTACTAactcatttcttttctttctgaaaattctgaaattccTTTCTTCAAAAATAGGTATTTTTCTAAAAGGACATGCTTTAATACATAAGTAGAAATAAAATTGCGATCACATCACTTAATAGAAAGGATAACTTCACACAATAAAAACAGTGCTTTCACCAAATTGCACAGTCTGTAATTTACCTAGGTGTATTTTATGCAATTAGAACGTGTTAGGTGAATTTATTGTGCAATTTTTTTAGGTTTTAGTTTGGTGGAAGATGTACAAACTCAATGGTTAAAGtctgaatttaaattttcttttagaactacttggaaaaaataatatcaCAGTTCAGCAGTAACAAAAGGTCTGTGTGCTTGAGAGCAGTTGACTACAAACCCCAAACTACCAAAAATACAGCACTATATATGCAACACATTTTCTAGCACATCCCTATTTTTAGGAAACCCTTACCTCTTCAACAAGCAGTCACTGGTTAAAGTAGCATTAGTGTCAAATCACTTTAAACAATGAAATTAGAAGCAATATTTTTAAGAAGGCTGCATACTAGTGAGGTATTGCTATATAatcaacataaaaaataaatttttgcacacagagcttttttaaaaagctctAAGTATTAGCTCAATGGATGATGAAAACTAACAGACCCATGCaatgaacagaaaaatgtatttgtttgtTATTTCTTAAGTTTACATGCCTTTaagcataattattttttcttaattaacaCAACCTTAACAGATTGACAGGGTCAAGCTTCCACATAATTCATTACTTCATACATCATCAATGCAGCTGGTTACAGTGAAGAACGGTTTAAAGAAGCAATTAATCTCCCCTTCTATTCCTCCCATTTCAACATCAAAATGgattttctgctggaaataGCAAGTCAGTGTCTTTGCACGCCCTGCAGCTCTCTGTTGATTGTGTTATCCATAAACTACAGATTGCCCATTTCCAAAACAGGTTTCCCAGGTCATTGCTCTACTCCTCCAGCCACAATTTCAAAAGGCGCCATTTGTCCCAATTCACAGTTTGGCAGAAGTTGTCAATAAACATCATATGTGATTTGAGCCTGGAAACCAATGAAGCTTTGTCATGAGTTTGATCAATCCTTTCCCATCAGATCCTCTACAACCTCATTTCAAAGGATTTTCCCAGTTCTACAACCGATGTAAAAGCCTTTCTCACGCTGTAAATAAATCTTGACATTTCATTACCGTGAATGAAATTCAGTTCTCATTTTAAGAAAGCAACCAAAACCACCAGAAATCACTTTAGGCAGGAACTGAATGCAGACACAGGGCTCCCTTAGCTCATTGAGCCATAACTGACTTTTTCCATCTCCTAGCATAGATACTAAAACTACAAAAGACTCAGTGTTCATACAATGGCAAGAGAAGCATCTGAAGAACTCAGAAAAATCTTGGTTTAACATCTCATCCAACATCCCTTTTAGAGATCTTATCAATAGAGATTCATAAAAGGTTTGTGACCTGGTTTTGTATGAACTGTAGTTCATAAATAGTACTGTAGACAGCAAGGACAGTCTCTGTAAATCAGACCTAAACTTCAAGGAGGTACACAGAATCTGGAAGATCAATTTTGATTTATCTAGGCAGAAAAAATCAAGGGCAACACAGGTCAATTCCTTCTGAGCTTCTCAAAACACAGTAATCCTAAATCAAACACAGTAGTCCTAACCcaaagatttttcattttctcaaataAACGAACTGCACTTGAGAAGACCTTCTAGAGCTTTCAGAAATCACATTAGCTAGCACTCAGCTCACGAAGACAAATCAATACGCAAGTGGTAACTCTTGTCTCAGTAAGAAAAGGGGTCCTGCAAACCAGGCTACTGAATGTACACATTCCTATCTCCACTCTAAATAGTTAAAAAATGGAAACCTAGTCTACAACTGGCCCAAACAGAGTTTGCTATGTGCAAAGGTAACTTTGTCAGCAAGGAAATGCAATGCCCAGTTGCCAAGAGATTGCACTCGGTGGAATCAACCACATTCAACCAAGAACAACTACACTAGGAGTAAAATCACATGCACTGCCATCTTACTCACCTCTACACCTAAATGACAAAGTCAGACttcaaaaaattattaatactTAAAGTGTATTTCTTTCAAGCAGACAGCATGAAGAATCAACATATCCTCAGCGTTGCACCAGGCTGTTCTTACTCCATCTAGTCTACTGCAGCAAAGCCTAAACTTAGAAAGTCGGATTGAACTTCTTTACATTCTGAAGGCTACACTTGGAAAAATTCACTTTTCacatgcaaaaagaaaactaaaaattacTTCTCCTCACAAACAACTTCTGTACACTCAAGTACTATTTTCACCCTGGAAAAAAACTCACTTTTATGTGATCTTGTCATTTTATCAGATTTGGCAGATGCATCTTTGACTCGGTTGTGATATTCTACAAGGAATGTTCTCTCATGTTCAAAGAAGTCATCCACATCCTACAAAAAAAGGGAACAATTAAAAAAGCAGGATTTCACCCACACTCTACAGAGCAATTTCAGAGTAAATTTTCACATTTCACTGTTGCTGTGGCAGGAAATGCATCTGTTTTTATTGTCTAAAGCACCATTTATATGAACTGATTTATTTCCACTTATATCATGATCTtaagttttattaataaatcaGTAAGAATTAGCAACAAGCATTCTAAAGGTCTACGTAACTAGACATGAAGGAATAGCAAAGGGTCACCAAGGGTGACAGAAAAATAGAATACATGTAATCTACCTAGAAAAAGGGGAGAAGGGATCAAAGTCACCCAGTAGCACAGAGGCTGTGGTCTCACACAAGATGATTTGAACTCCTAGCTCAGAACACTTATCTTAATGACAGACTTCTTTCAATTTTGTAAACACAGGTAAATGTTAGTATTGTCTGTATTATAATTTGAGATAATTggtttatacttatttttaaaaaccctcTAAAATAACACAGATGCTCAATACCATGGAATAACCTAAAACATGGGCTTTGAACAATGTTCTTATGAAACTGGAAGTTATTTGGcctttatatttttctccaaGTCATAATTAATCCATGGTTATATCCATTTTCCAGCAGTTTCAAAAAACCAAGATTTTAAGCCTAGAAACTTTTAACTCTTGCAAAAATTGCTActaaatcaatcaatcaatcaagaaaagagattaaaaatcaTCCTCTGCAGAATTTCTGCTTGCTATAGAAGTGACCTTGTAGcttttggaaaagtaaaaattaaactgaattttcattACCTTTTTTTGTCCCTCACGTTCTTACAtctactgggaaaaaaaatataacctCTACTGCTGCTCTTTGAAACAGTAGATAGATTCTACAAACACTGAGAAAATTCACTCCATTAGTAACCTCTGAACAGAAGCAGTTTTCAAACCTAGTTCTCCTTTCCACTACATAAAATAGCAGGcctcaacaacaacaaaaacccaaccagaTTATCAGTTATCTATGTACAAAAATAGGTGCTTAAACTCATAGAGTACAGAAAGCCCACAAGAAAGCTCTCAATTATTTTGTATCCAGGCCACAAGCTCTCAGCCATGGTCTGCCACTAATTCTTAAATTagataaaaatcccattttgtaCCTATGTAAAATTGTGCTTCATCAAAAAAGGTGACAACAAtgttaatacattttaaatcttGCTATGTTAAGTAGTAATTACCTTTACTCCTGAAACAATGACACCATCTGCTGATTTAACCATATTTTTGAAGAAGTCTTCAagtttctctttcttatttttcccacGAACACTcaactgaaaaacaaattaatttatcaAGTTAATTCATTTTCTGGAGGCAAtacaagctttaaaaaaaattaaatagaactACATACCCCTACTTGCTACACctaaaacagttttcttgttcTCTGTTTATTCTTATACTCTGCACTAATGGAGACACAACACCTTGTAATGAAGACTACCTCATTTACTAGATTGTTTATCACCTAAAATACCATTCTAgggggaaataaataaataaagatcaGCAACATTCTAGCACCTGCAGATAGTACCAAATGTACAGTGTACATTTTAGTTATCAGTAACACAGTATTTCTCATGCACAGTATTGCTGAGTTGATGTAATGATAGTTAATATAACCATGTTTCACTCTTTGGTGAATGACAGATCTTTGACTTCCAGAGGATAATGCTGGTTTAACCCTCCTCACACTCCTCCTGTCCATCTAACTTCGCCCAGTTTAGGTAAACTGAGTGCCTGAACCTTGTAAGCATTTCTACATCAAGCAACACAGAAACCTCTGTAACATATTTTGAATTAAGTATGTATGCAGTTGAGTCAGTCTTTGTAATAATTTCTTCTGCTCAATGTTGATTCctgcaattttaaaaagtaaccGAAACTCTTCAGAGAATGGGAGCAAACAATAGTTGTTTGTCTCCAACACCAAAGAGTTATGAATCCAAAAATACTCTCCATTATCTCAATTCAGTATGTTACATGGGGACAGCCATACTAGCCtaattatcaaaaaaaaaaattaaacgcGTTTTCACACACATCATCAACAAAAAGGTTTTACTTATCAGAACATTTCATCAGAAATTCTCTCTAATTTTGTTAGCAATAAAATTTACACCACAGTTCCAAATCCTAACAATTAGTGTTCCATTTTGTTGCATCATTCTTccccacaacaaaaaaaaaaaatacaaagagtaGAAAAGTATACTGTTAAGTGAAATCACCACAAAAAGCTCATCTTTTTAATCCAAAGTATACTGGATTTCCAGTAATATTTTTCATGCTGAGGTTAGAGTATATAGTGCATTTGGTTCCCCAGGTGGCAGCAAATGAACTTCTACAgactaaattaatttctaacttTTACAATACAAATATGTCTGGCATGAAGGAATTGATATAATTTGCTCCAGGAGGTAATTCCCTCTTAATCAATTTTCCATCCTACCATAAAAGTACATCTTGATTTCTCTCGCCAGCAATTCAGTTTTCAATACTCACATCCTGATTATATTCCAAGAATACATGGAAATTTAAGTCCTTTCTCAAAATAGGATGTGCTGCCACGCGACACAAAAACACTTCATGCATTGCAACTGTCTTCTTGAATATTGCCAAATATTCACTAAAAACAAGAAATAAGACAGCCATAAGAATTTCATACGAAGCAATTAAGTTTGAGATAAACTAGTGAGCAGTTTTAAGAGATCCTCAGTAAGGGTACAAAATTACAAACCAATATAATGGAGTTTATTACTCCAGTGTTTGATAtagacataaataaataaataatgcaatGTTAATACTAGGGAGAAATTTTAAGCCCAAACACATTACAGAGAGACCTTTAATGAAGAGTCAACAAAATACACTGCAATTTTTATGGTTAGCTAACAGACACTGGCTCGCTGAAAGTGTAACCTCATTTAATTGTccttcccccagcaccccaaaaatcaagaAACTGAGGTAAAGACTTGGCATTAAGACTAAAGTCCCTTGGCACTGTGTATTGAGACGCAAATTCCTTcctccccatctccatccccttGCCCATTTGCACCCTCCTTACTTATTTGTACGTTCACATAGTTTTGTTAGCAGTTTAGACAGTCTTATTTCATGTTAAAGCACCTAGCCTTTTTGAGCCAAAGCTTACATTGATGTCTTGCTTCTCATTAGTTCTAAAAGTGAAATTAAGAGCTGCATTTGGTAGgtacaacaaaaaaacacatttaaccACAACAATCACATAGTTGCCCAGTTCAGCCAACTCAACTTCAAAGCAATTACTCACTTGCAATTTAATTAAAGAGGAAGGCACTCTTATCAATACAAGTTTGCCAGAATTCATTGTGCTTTGCAAATTCAATGAGTAAGATGCAACTCATCTGAAAATGAGGAAAGGGCTCTTTTTCCCATTCTGAGGTCAAACAGTGAAATTATAATCAATGCTTTTCCTTCCACTATGTGCAAGGAGGTTAAAATTTACATACCAGCAAACCAGCAGGGCCAGTGTTGGGAGATGTTTGATCTCAGTGAGAGTAGTAGTCATTCAGTGAAGACAAAAAAGGAGGATGCAGAGGATGGAGGTGGCAGTAGAAGAAACCCAAAGTTTTCTGTGTTATCCAACCCCTAACCAGACCACAAGAGAATCATGATCAGGGCCGCTGGAAAACCAGATTCTTTAAAATCTATAGTGTTCTGCTAATTTCCAGTTTTCTGCATATGAAGTGTATATCTACTCTGCTATAAATTATGTTGTACATATCACTAATACAGAGCTTTTTAAGACATTTGCTCACAGCAGCTGAAGTTCGGAGAGAAAGCAGCAGTTCTAAGAGTTCTATGTACTTTTCTTGCCAATTCAGAGCTCTTGATGGAAGCAGTCAAGAAGCAGCGTAAATATACACTTGAAAACTGAAACCAATGACAGGAAAAAGATCAAAGAAGTGAATGCATGATAAAGAAAATGGACGAAGCAAGGAGAAACTTCACTGTGCAACTCAATATGGAACAAGAAGCTTCAGAGCAGTTAAttcaatataaattaaaatcatAGTAAGGGAAAATAGTATTTTCAGGAAGTATATTCTCCTtgcacaaaaattaaaaaaaaaagtgtcaaaaaaggaattttctaGTAATCTTCATATTTCTTGGGGAACAAAAGGTTGGCATTTATGTATACAGTACCAACCACATGCACAACTCCCTACTCCAAATCACTGCGTGTATAACCTGAAAGTCTCATTAGACTTATAAAAAGTGGAACACTAGAACTAAAAAAGATAGAGGTTATCTCCTCCCTTTGCAGATGCTCTGTAAAGAACAGGATCTAAGTACTTTATTTCTTATAAAAGAATGCTTAAGGACAAGCTGATTTATTTCCTGGTTCAGATCTTCCACAGAATTATTTCTACAATTTTCCTAATGGCACTGATCATGATCACTAAGATTAACCTTGGTTAGATAGCAAGTGGATTCTCAAGTCTATGTTTCACAGAGAACCATTACAGTGAAATCAGAAAcatgggacagaaaacagcattaaaagttttggaatataaataaattaataaagtaGTAATCAAGTCTACATACGCTTCCAGTTCTTGTTTCATCTTAGTGAATTCTTCTTTAGTCATTGATCCTTCCCCTTCTCCAAGTTTCTGCAGTTTCTCCCTGGAGGCATCAAAGTCAGGCCTGGGTGGTGCTGGTGGAATCTGGAATTgaatccaattttttttaagttctcatTTTCTCAGTCAAACAACACCCATTCACAGTACAGGAACTGTAGACTGCCTGCAGCTTTTTAATACATGTTTCTCTCTTTCATCATTCATTACAGCATTTCTGGATAAAGTCCTTCATTCATGAGTTATACGTGCTGCATTACTATACCAATTTCAGTCAAGTGTCCTTGAAGATTACTAAAGTATTAACTAATGGCTTCAGTTTAATTACAGCAGAAACCAAATAATACTTCATTTCCCATGACAATGGCTTAAAacttgaaataattattttttaattagttttggTTTAGCTTATTTGGTAAGGATTATTTCTtgtttaaagacaaaaaaaaagaattccacAACTGTTTTCACACCATCCATGTCTAACTCCCCAAAACTTTAAACCAAGAAAACCATTCCCTATTGTTTGCAGGCACAAGCTGTTTCTTGCAGCACTGTTGACATTAAAGACATATGTGTTGAAATAACAAAGCCCCTGGTCAACAAGGCTCTAGGTTAATTTTATAATACAGTACATTaacactgaaagagaaaacaccAGAGTCAAACTAAATCTGAATTGGTGCCAGGAAAGGAACACAGAACTAACTATGCTTAAATTTTAGTTTACTGATATTGGCCCATTACATTAgcacattacaaaaaaaataaaatccagcacCTTGACAGTAAATCATCTGAAACTAGTCATTACCACACTGAAGGTCTAGTCACTTCAAATAGCTGGTTTGACTAAGAAAAGACTAGGTCAAGAATGGTATGACCATCACAGATTATACTCATTATAATGTTCCCACTAATCAATTAGAAATATCTGTTTACCTTCTGAATCAGCAAACATCccccaaacacaaaacaaatacCTAACTTTCATATCAAGATGACAAATATTCCTATTTGCAATTAACATATGAAGTGCAGCACCATTTTCAATATGCAGTATCATACGGTGCCTGTTTTGAGATCTCTGTTCCTGGAAGACCTGAAATTAACTTCAAACTGTAAGTTATTATATATCTTGAGGTTCCTTGTAGTTCTACATggcatttaaattattttttccttcctcttatTTATGGAAAGAATGATTCTGATCTTTATAACGAGAACTCGAAAAGTCTAATTACTTTACTCTGCCATTCCAGCTAAAACAAAGGCAACATGAAACTTGTAACCAAGCTAAACATTAGCTTGCAAAAACAATACCACCAAGTTATACACTTCAACTCTCTCCCACACTTTTAACACAGTggcataaaaatatatttaaagacAAATTAAACTACTCATTTCTTAGGAGTAAAGGGCAAGAAAGTATGACAGTTACTGTAGCTTTCTTCCAAGATTGCTTCAACCATTAATTTTGTGTAATtgcataaaattaaatattagagAAGCTGATCTCATTTTATAAGGAATGAACACCTGCAGTTTCCACTGCATTTAAAAGCAGTCTCAAGTAGTTTTGATTCAGCCCACAGAAAACAGCACATATAAACCAAAAGAATACCATTACTTACAATATAGCCAGCATAGTCCTCATTCTCAACAAAAGAATCATGAAGCCAAATAAATTCTTCATGTTGCCGGACAACAGAAAATTCATTTTGTTTGAAATTTGGTAAGGAACTCTGAAAGAGTAAAAGGAGGTAGAATTATGGGGGAAGGAGgtaggaaggaagaaaagctcAACAAGAAACCACAAAGTTTTTCATTACTACATGAGAAAAAACCTTGAGGGAACAacaaaaatgtccccaaaagtTCCTACCACAGTAATTACTCTCATCTTAATTAGCAATCAAT encodes:
- the SNX6 gene encoding sorting nexin-6 isoform X2 translates to MMEGLDDGPDFLSEEDRGLRAINVDLQTDAALQVDISDALSERDKVKFTVHTKSSLPNFKQNEFSVVRQHEEFIWLHDSFVENEDYAGYIIPPAPPRPDFDASREKLQKLGEGEGSMTKEEFTKMKQELEAEYLAIFKKTVAMHEVFLCRVAAHPILRKDLNFHVFLEYNQDLSVRGKNKKEKLEDFFKNMVKSADGVIVSGVKDVDDFFEHERTFLVEYHNRVKDASAKSDKMTRSHKNVADDYNRIGSSLYALGTQDSTDICKFFLKVSELFDKTRKIEARVSADEDLKLSDLLKYYLRESQAAKDLLYRRSRSLVDYENANKALDKARAKNKDVLQAETTQQICCQKFEKISESAKQELIDFKTRRVAAFRKNLVELAELELKHAKGNLQLLQSCLAVLNGDT
- the SNX6 gene encoding sorting nexin-6 isoform X1; its protein translation is MMQEGLDDGPDFLSEEDRGLRAINVDLQTDAALQVDISDALSERDKVKFTVHTKSSLPNFKQNEFSVVRQHEEFIWLHDSFVENEDYAGYIIPPAPPRPDFDASREKLQKLGEGEGSMTKEEFTKMKQELEAEYLAIFKKTVAMHEVFLCRVAAHPILRKDLNFHVFLEYNQDLSVRGKNKKEKLEDFFKNMVKSADGVIVSGVKDVDDFFEHERTFLVEYHNRVKDASAKSDKMTRSHKNVADDYNRIGSSLYALGTQDSTDICKFFLKVSELFDKTRKIEARVSADEDLKLSDLLKYYLRESQAAKDLLYRRSRSLVDYENANKALDKARAKNKDVLQAETTQQICCQKFEKISESAKQELIDFKTRRVAAFRKNLVELAELELKHAKGNLQLLQSCLAVLNGDT